A region of Gracilinanus agilis isolate LMUSP501 chromosome 3, AgileGrace, whole genome shotgun sequence DNA encodes the following proteins:
- the LOC123241793 gene encoding probable E3 ubiquitin-protein ligase TRIML1 — MDPRDLLENLKTDLTCSICLGYFTDPVTVSCGHSFCTVCLLRCRGEAESTFHCPECRGIIEEDDVLPNRNLQTVSVTGKRLRPHLLQSIVDLSVCHKHGEKEKLFCEEDQRLLCGSCSLSPGHKDHRVLPLKMAADKCRDKIKHTLNNLQRKKEEFNVALDRAARREALCDKAIHSLKQSFISEYRKVHEFLWEEEELYLQRLDQQYTDILAKLELNKTKLSQQIENLERMQLEVEDNLEKGPLEMLQDVKGTLERHEELLLQEPEVISLAWATSPITGLREMLMKFQRDISLDPDSAHPHLILSEDLKSVKYGDVPQEVPDNQERFDYALAVLGAQSFTSGKHYWEVKVGDKTVWKLGVCKDSIRRKGQPSPLCEEVWYLISLRYGKNYFLLNSKGGINQSQPIKKVGIFLDYDKRHVAFYDAIEGSLLCSFSEMTFEGSLRPYFSLCCQKEESTPVSIMITNMGDSQ; from the coding sequence ATGGATCCAAGAGATTTGCTGGAAAACCTCAAGACAGATCTGACTTGCTCTATCTGCCTGGGCTACTTCACAGACCCAGTGACTGTCAGTTGTGGCCATAGCTTTTGCACAGTCTGCCTTCTGAGGTGCAGGGGAGAAGCAGAGTCAACATTCCACTGCCCAGAATGCAGAGGAATCATCGAAGAAGATGATGTGTTGCCTAATAGGAATTTGCAGACTGTGTCTGTCACTGGCAAAAGGCTCAGACCTCATCTGCTTCAGAGCATTGTGGACCTGTCTGTGTGTCATAAacatggggagaaagagaagctCTTCTGTGAAGAAGACCAGAGACTTCTCTGTGGTTCCTGTTCATTATCCCCAGGGCACAAGGACCACAGAGTCCTTCCCCTGAAAATGGCTGCTGACAAGTGCAGGGACAAGATCAAGCACACCCTGAATAACTTACAacgaaaaaaagaagaatttaatgtTGCCTTGGACAGAGCGGCCAGGAGAGAGGCACTCTGTGACAAGGCTATACACTCTTTGAAACAATCTTTTATTTCAGAATACAGGAAAGTACATGAATTCTTATGGGAGGAAGAAGAGCTCTATCTACAAAGACTAGACCAGCAATACACAGACATCTTGgcaaaactggagctcaacaagaCCAAACTGTCTCAACAGAttgaaaatctggaaagaatgcAATTAGAAGTAGAGGACAATTTGGAGAAGGGGCCCTTGGAAATGCTCCAAGATGTGAAAGGCACTTTGGAAAGGCATGAGGAGCTGCTACTTCAAGAACCAGAGGTTATTTCCCTTGCCTGGGCCACCAGCCCCATCACTGGCTTGAGAGAGATGCTCATGAAATTCCAGAGGGATATCAGTCTTGATCCTGATTCAGCCCATCCACATCTCATCCTGTCTGAAGATCTGAAGAGTGTCAAGTATGGAGATGTCCCACAGGAGGTTCCTGACAACCAGgaaaggtttgattatgctcttgCTGTACTGGGGGCCCAAAGCTTCACTTCAGGTAAACACTATTGGGAGGTTAAAGTAGGAGATAAGACAGTGTGGAAACTGGGAGTCTGTAAAGATTCAATCAGGAGAAAAGGTCAACCATCCCCATTATGTGAGGAAGTATGGTACCTAATAAGCCTCAGATATGGAAAGAATTACTTTCTCTTGAATTCTAAAGGTGGAATTAATCAGAGCCAGCCTATAAAGAAAGTGGGAATTTTCCTGGATTATGATAAAAGACATGTCGCATTTTATGATGCCATAGAGGGATCCTTACTTTGTAGTTTCTCAGAAATGACCTTTGAAGGGTCTCTTCGTCCTTACTTCTCTCTTTGCTGTCAGAAAGAAGAAAGTACTCCTGTGTCAATTATGATAACTAATATGGGAGATTCTCAGtga